The Pelodiscus sinensis isolate JC-2024 chromosome 24, ASM4963464v1, whole genome shotgun sequence genomic interval CATCTACTTACCGCATGTAGACTGGGCCAGGAGGCTGAGCAGCACCATCATCTCCCTGCACATGTTCGCCAGCACCTTCCTCCTCACGGCCATGAGTATCCATCGCTGTGTCCTTGCGACACGACCTGAGTGGGCCCAGAAATGCCTCACGGTCTCCCTGGCCTTCTTGGGCACATGGGGCCTGTCGGCTGGGTTCAGCTTGCGGTACGGTGACCTCTGGGAATCCCTCGTCCCATCTGCCAGCACCAGCATGAATTTCCAAGTGGATCCAGGGAGGGTGAAGGCCGCCGTCGCAATCCAGTTCCTGGCTGGGTTTCTGATCCCATTAGCCTTAAGCCTGATCCCAACCTTCTGCATCGTTCTCGCTGCCAGGCTGGGAAGGAACCGGCTGATCCAGGCCACCCAGCCCCTCGAGATCCTTCCTTGCTTGATCCCGACCTTTTTCCTCTGCTGGCTGCCGTATCACGTCTTCTACTTCCTGCGGATTACAGCTCTGTACTTGGTGCCTTACAAAGACACTGAAATCACCTTGGCTTGTGTCCTGGCGCCGATGTGTTTCTACAGCTGCCTTAGTCCCATCTTGTATCTCACCATGGAGGAAGAGTTTCTGAGGTACCGGCAACATGCTTGCAACCCGCACACCACAGACCACTCAGGGCTAGAACTGGCCAACAGCCCCATTCTCCTGCGCcgtccccctctgcccccgagGTGCGAGAGCCAATTTTAGGGGATGCAGGGCCCAGAATTTCGATATTTCCTGGAGGAAGAATTCTGTGCACTAGGACTAATAGTTTCCTTTTGACCCCAAAATCGTCTTTTATGGCAAGTGAATTCTGGGCCTCCTTTTGCAGGATTAGAAAACTTGCCTTGTAACGAGAGCCAAGAGATCCAGGCGCTAGATCCGTGTAGCTGAACAAAGAGCAGGTGACTGCATCCCAGTCTGTAAGATATTCAGACTGGAACAGATATTGAACTATGGGATCTCGAGATTCAGGTCAGGAGACTGGAGCAGGGGGGCTCAAAGCAGAGAGTGCAGGATTCAGGACATGGGGCTAAGTGTGGGGCGTGATGAGTGGGGGGGCCAAGGGCTCTATTTCGGGGACTGTAAGAGGCTGAAGCCGCACATACCATCTCCCTGtcgcttttcctgcttcctg includes:
- the LOC102456173 gene encoding chemerin-like receptor 1 translates to MEFLQVFFLVLYGLAFLTGAPLNGYVLFVAGCRVERTASALLFLNQAVSNFIFMLCVPLRIVFIYLPHVDWARRLSSTIISLHMFASTFLLTAMSIHRCVLATRPEWAQKCLTVSLAFLGTWGLSAGFSLRYGDLWESLVPSASTSMNFQVDPGRVKAAVAIQFLAGFLIPLALSLIPTFCIVLAARLGRNRLIQATQPLEILPCLIPTFFLCWLPYHVFYFLRITALYLVPYKDTEITLACVLAPMCFYSCLSPILYLTMEEEFLRYRQHACNPHTTDHSGLELANSPILLRRPPLPPRCESQF